From a region of the Mycobacteroides saopaulense genome:
- a CDS encoding type I restriction endonuclease: MLSSGLEGVVLVTLGVDALAFSDGLASLAKKIRDTRDSVQTEEATKNAFIMPFISNVLGYDVFDPSEVVPEFIADVGVKKGEKVDYAIFKDGQVQILIECKKIGDPLDLRYASQLFRYFAVTSARIAILTNGQQYHVYTDGDLPNRMDEKPFLIFDLLDIDRTLVPEIQKFSKESFDIDSVVSAAEELKYIGGIRRIIAAEVKEPSEEWVRFFVNRIYEGRTTQRILEQFRPLVAKALNQYVGDQVNSRLKTALGDDAPDPNRSTELALPLTQVQVPAGQVLNAESALATVVADPDVVTTDEELEGFNIVRAIAVSEVGPERVHHRDGKSYFAVLLDNNNRKPIIRLHLNGKSVKFVTTFEGGKDGVRRDIKSVVDIYTVAAEQIRKTIRQYESGGALAAPPLGDEEGGLTPTVE, translated from the coding sequence GTGCTCAGCAGCGGCCTAGAGGGCGTCGTTTTGGTCACGTTAGGGGTGGATGCTTTGGCGTTTTCAGACGGACTTGCGAGCCTGGCGAAGAAGATTCGCGACACCAGGGACTCGGTCCAAACAGAGGAAGCAACTAAGAATGCTTTCATCATGCCCTTCATCTCGAATGTGCTCGGGTATGACGTCTTCGACCCTTCGGAGGTGGTGCCGGAGTTCATCGCAGACGTCGGTGTCAAGAAGGGTGAAAAGGTCGACTATGCCATTTTCAAAGATGGCCAGGTCCAGATCCTCATTGAGTGCAAGAAGATCGGTGATCCTCTAGACCTCCGTTATGCCTCCCAACTATTCCGATACTTTGCGGTCACTTCTGCCCGGATCGCGATCTTGACGAATGGTCAGCAGTACCACGTCTACACCGACGGTGACCTTCCGAATCGTATGGACGAGAAGCCATTCCTGATTTTTGACCTGCTTGACATTGATCGCACCTTGGTTCCCGAGATTCAGAAATTCTCTAAGGAATCGTTCGACATCGACTCCGTGGTCAGCGCCGCAGAAGAGCTGAAGTACATCGGCGGAATCCGGCGGATCATTGCAGCCGAGGTGAAGGAACCTTCTGAGGAATGGGTGCGGTTTTTCGTAAATCGTATATACGAGGGTCGGACGACTCAACGAATCCTCGAACAGTTCCGCCCACTGGTGGCCAAAGCGCTGAATCAGTATGTGGGGGATCAGGTCAATAGCAGGCTCAAAACTGCGCTGGGGGATGACGCGCCAGATCCGAATCGTTCGACCGAACTTGCGCTACCACTTACACAGGTGCAAGTGCCTGCGGGACAGGTGCTCAACGCAGAGTCGGCTCTCGCAACAGTTGTCGCCGATCCCGATGTAGTGACCACGGATGAAGAGCTGGAGGGCTTCAACATTGTGCGTGCTATCGCGGTATCAGAAGTAGGCCCAGAACGTGTTCATCACCGAGATGGGAAGTCGTACTTCGCAGTACTGCTGGATAATAACAATCGAAAGCCGATCATTCGACTGCACCTGAATGGTAAGAGCGTGAAGTTCGTGACCACGTTTGAGGGTGGTAAGGATGGGGTTCGGCGGGATATCAAATCCGTGGTTGATATCTACACAGTGGCTGCGGAGCAGATCAGGAAAACGATCCGCCAATACGAAAGCGGAGGCGCGCTGGCAGCCCCGCCGCTAGGGGACGAGGAAGGCGGGTTGACCCCGACAGTCGAGTAG
- the ilvC gene encoding ketol-acid reductoisomerase has protein sequence MFYDDDADLTLIQGRKVGVIGYGSQGHAHSLSLRDSGVQVKVGLREGSKSREKVTEQGLEVDTPEEVAKWADVIMILAPDTAQAEIFSKEIEPHLKDGDALFFGHGLNIHFGLIKPPANVTVAMVAPKGPGHLVRRQFVDGKGVPALIAVHQDPKGEGQALALSYAKGIGGTRAGVIKTDFKEETETDLFGEQAVLCGGTEELVKTGFDVMVEAGYAPEMAYFEVLHELKLIVDLMYEGGIARMNYSVSDTAEFGGYLSGPRVIDAGTKQRMKDILKDIQDGTFVKRLVANVEGGNKELEGLRKENAEHPIEVTGKKLRDLMSWVDRPITETA, from the coding sequence ATGTTCTACGACGATGATGCGGACCTGACCCTGATTCAGGGCCGCAAGGTCGGCGTCATCGGGTACGGCAGCCAGGGACACGCGCACTCGCTGAGCCTGCGCGACTCCGGCGTTCAGGTGAAGGTCGGTCTGCGCGAGGGCTCCAAGTCGCGCGAGAAGGTCACCGAGCAGGGACTCGAGGTCGACACTCCTGAAGAGGTCGCCAAGTGGGCCGACGTCATCATGATCCTGGCGCCTGACACTGCGCAGGCCGAGATCTTCTCCAAGGAGATCGAGCCGCACCTCAAGGATGGCGACGCGCTGTTCTTCGGCCACGGCCTGAACATCCACTTCGGTCTGATCAAGCCTCCGGCCAACGTCACCGTCGCCATGGTCGCCCCGAAGGGCCCCGGCCACCTGGTGCGTCGTCAGTTCGTCGATGGCAAGGGTGTGCCCGCGCTGATCGCCGTGCACCAGGACCCCAAGGGCGAGGGCCAGGCCCTGGCGCTGTCCTACGCCAAGGGCATCGGCGGCACCCGTGCCGGCGTCATCAAGACCGACTTCAAGGAAGAGACCGAGACCGACCTGTTCGGTGAGCAGGCCGTGCTCTGCGGTGGCACCGAGGAACTGGTCAAGACCGGATTCGACGTCATGGTCGAGGCCGGATACGCCCCCGAGATGGCGTACTTCGAGGTGCTGCACGAGCTCAAGCTGATCGTCGACCTGATGTACGAGGGCGGCATCGCCCGCATGAACTACTCGGTGTCCGACACCGCCGAGTTCGGTGGATACCTGTCGGGTCCGCGCGTCATCGACGCCGGCACCAAGCAGCGCATGAAGGACATCCTCAAGGACATCCAGGACGGCACCTTCGTCAAGCGCCTCGTCGCGAACGTCGAGGGTGGCAACAAGGAGCTCGAGGGTCTGCGCAAGGAGAACGCCGAGCACCCGATCGAGGTCACCGGCAAGAAGCTGCGCGACCTGATGAGCTGGGTCGACCGGCCCATCACCGAGACCGCTTAG
- the ilvN gene encoding acetolactate synthase small subunit, whose translation MTSTHTLSVLVEDRPGVLARVAALFSRRGFNIASLAVGPTELKDISRMTIVVTVDDFPLEQVTKQLNKLINVIKIVEQDEENSVARELMLVKVRADATVRAQVIEVVNLFRAKVVDVSPESVTIEATGTQSKLDALLRMLDPYGIREIVQSGVVALSRGPRSIAAAK comes from the coding sequence ATGACAAGTACCCACACCCTCAGCGTTCTGGTCGAGGACCGCCCCGGTGTGCTCGCCCGCGTCGCCGCATTGTTTTCCCGTCGCGGCTTCAACATCGCCTCGCTGGCGGTGGGCCCGACGGAGCTCAAAGATATTTCGCGCATGACAATCGTCGTCACCGTCGACGATTTTCCGCTCGAACAGGTCACCAAGCAGCTCAACAAGCTCATCAACGTGATCAAGATCGTCGAACAGGACGAGGAGAATTCGGTGGCGCGCGAGCTCATGCTCGTCAAGGTGCGCGCCGATGCGACGGTGCGCGCACAGGTCATCGAAGTGGTGAACCTGTTCCGCGCCAAGGTCGTGGATGTGTCGCCGGAGTCGGTGACCATCGAGGCGACGGGCACCCAGTCCAAGCTGGATGCACTGCTGCGGATGCTCGACCCGTACGGTATTCGGGAGATCGTGCAATCGGGCGTGGTCGCGCTGTCGCGTGGCCCGCGGTCCATCGCCGCCGCCAAGTAA
- a CDS encoding acetolactate synthase large subunit produces MSAPAKPKPASASGRTPETAPESNTVAPQRVTGAQSVVRSLEELGVEVIFGIPGGAVLPVYDPLYDSTKVRHVLVRHEQGAGHAASGYAHANGKVGVMMATSGPGATNLVTPLADAQMDSIPVVAITGQVGRGLIGTDAFQEADISGITMPITKHNFLVSNAEDIPKVIAEAFYIAQSGRPGAVLVDIPKDILQAQTTFSWPPQIYLPGYKPVTKPHGKQVREAVRLIAAAKRPVLYVGGGVIRADASPELKELAELTGIPVVTTLMARGAFPDSHELHMGMPGMHGTVGAVAALQRSDLLITLGARFDDRVTGQLDSFAPDAKVIHADIDPAEIGKNRHADVPIVGDVKNVIAELTEAIRADRAAGTVADPLSEWWEYLSGIRKTYPLGYDAQHDGSLGPEFVIETLGKIAGPDAVYVAGVGQHQMWAAQFIKYENPRTWLNSGGLGTMGFAVPAAMGAKMARPEAEVWAIDGDGCFQMTNQELATCAIEGVPIKVALINNGNLGMVRQWQTLFYEERYSQTDLATHSRRIPDFVKLAEALGCVGLRCEREEDVAKVIEEARAINDRPVVIDFIVGADAQVWPMVAAGTSNDEIQAARGIRPLFDDDELVADE; encoded by the coding sequence ATGAGCGCTCCCGCAAAGCCCAAGCCGGCTTCTGCTTCTGGGCGGACCCCAGAAACAGCTCCGGAATCGAACACTGTCGCACCCCAGCGCGTCACCGGCGCGCAGTCGGTAGTGCGGTCGCTTGAGGAGCTCGGCGTCGAGGTCATCTTCGGCATTCCCGGCGGTGCGGTCCTGCCCGTGTACGACCCGCTCTACGACTCGACCAAGGTCCGCCACGTCCTAGTGCGTCACGAGCAGGGCGCCGGGCACGCCGCCAGCGGCTACGCGCACGCCAACGGCAAGGTCGGCGTCATGATGGCCACCTCCGGTCCGGGAGCCACCAACCTGGTGACGCCGCTGGCCGACGCGCAGATGGACTCGATCCCGGTGGTCGCCATCACCGGGCAGGTGGGTCGGGGCCTCATCGGCACCGACGCCTTCCAGGAAGCCGACATCTCGGGCATCACCATGCCGATCACCAAGCACAACTTCCTGGTGAGCAACGCCGAGGACATCCCGAAGGTGATCGCCGAGGCCTTCTACATCGCGCAGAGCGGTCGCCCCGGCGCGGTGCTCGTCGACATCCCCAAGGACATCCTGCAAGCGCAGACCACATTCAGCTGGCCGCCGCAGATCTATCTGCCCGGCTACAAGCCCGTCACCAAGCCGCACGGCAAGCAGGTTCGTGAGGCGGTCCGGCTGATCGCCGCCGCCAAGCGCCCGGTGCTGTACGTCGGTGGCGGTGTCATCCGTGCGGATGCTTCCCCGGAACTCAAGGAATTGGCCGAACTGACCGGCATCCCCGTCGTCACCACCCTTATGGCGCGCGGTGCATTCCCCGACAGCCACGAGCTGCACATGGGTATGCCCGGGATGCACGGCACGGTCGGTGCCGTGGCCGCACTGCAGCGCAGCGATCTGCTGATCACGTTGGGTGCGCGGTTCGATGACCGGGTGACCGGACAGCTGGACTCGTTCGCGCCGGATGCCAAGGTCATCCACGCCGACATCGACCCCGCCGAGATCGGCAAGAACCGCCACGCCGATGTGCCGATCGTCGGTGACGTGAAGAACGTCATCGCCGAGCTGACCGAGGCCATCCGGGCGGACCGAGCTGCTGGCACAGTGGCGGATCCTCTTTCCGAGTGGTGGGAGTACCTCTCGGGTATCCGCAAGACGTACCCGTTGGGATACGACGCCCAGCACGACGGCAGCCTGGGCCCGGAGTTCGTTATCGAAACGCTGGGCAAGATCGCCGGACCCGACGCGGTGTACGTGGCCGGTGTGGGACAGCACCAGATGTGGGCCGCGCAGTTCATCAAGTACGAGAACCCGCGCACCTGGCTCAACTCCGGCGGCCTGGGCACCATGGGCTTCGCGGTTCCCGCGGCCATGGGTGCCAAGATGGCGCGGCCCGAGGCCGAGGTGTGGGCCATCGACGGCGACGGCTGCTTCCAGATGACCAACCAGGAACTGGCCACCTGTGCCATCGAGGGCGTGCCCATCAAGGTGGCGCTGATCAACAACGGCAACCTGGGCATGGTTCGTCAGTGGCAGACCCTGTTCTACGAGGAGCGCTACTCGCAGACCGACCTGGCCACACACTCGCGCCGCATCCCCGATTTCGTGAAGCTGGCCGAGGCGCTCGGCTGCGTCGGGTTGCGTTGCGAGCGTGAGGAAGACGTGGCCAAGGTGATCGAAGAGGCGCGCGCCATCAACGATCGCCCGGTGGTCATCGACTTCATCGTCGGTGCCGATGCCCAGGTGTGGCCGATGGTCGCCGCGGGCACCAGCAATGACGAGATCCAGGCGGCCCGGGGCATCCGGCCGCTGTTCGACGACGACGAATTGGTGGCAGACGAATGA
- a CDS encoding PH domain-containing protein produces the protein MGETKRTPDEPPTRRPTIVRISPMAHFMSGFLALGILAFVLYLPILAPLLAVPVVISYAIYRYQTAVDTESVQVRTLTTVRTLPWTEVKGLGFDKHAWAHAQLVDGTSLRLPAVTFSTLPILSAASNGRVPNPYEGVTRD, from the coding sequence ATGGGAGAGACGAAGCGAACCCCGGATGAGCCGCCGACGCGAAGGCCGACAATCGTGCGGATATCGCCGATGGCGCATTTCATGTCCGGGTTTCTTGCGCTCGGCATCCTGGCGTTCGTCCTGTATCTCCCGATTCTCGCGCCACTGCTGGCCGTCCCCGTCGTCATCTCGTATGCGATTTACCGGTATCAGACCGCGGTCGACACCGAATCGGTGCAGGTGCGCACGCTGACGACGGTCCGGACGCTGCCCTGGACCGAGGTCAAGGGGCTCGGATTCGACAAGCACGCCTGGGCCCATGCCCAGCTCGTGGACGGCACGTCGCTGCGGCTTCCGGCCGTCACCTTCTCGACGTTGCCGATCCTGTCGGCGGCCAGCAACGGCCGCGTGCCCAACCCGTATGAGGGAGTCACCCGCGACTAA
- a CDS encoding saccharopine dehydrogenase family protein, with protein MRVLIVGAGGVGSAAAFIAARREFFEALVIADYDIARAQKVVDRLGDPRFTAARIDASSAQDVAALCREHRITHALNAVDPRYVMGVFDGCYAAGVTYLDMAMSLSHRHPDKPYELPGVMLGDEQFAAAEKWQTAGLLALVGIGVEPGLSDVFARYAADHLFSEIDELGTRDGSNLEVQGYRFAPSFSIWTTIEECLNPPLIWERDKGFFTTEPFSEPEVFDFPGGIGPVECVNVEHEEVVLMPRWVNARRVTFKYGLGAEFINVLRTLHLVGLDSTDPVSVHANGGAAAVSPRDVVAACLPDPAGLGHLMRGATCAGLWVTGTGKDGQPREVYLHHVVDNEWTMARDGAQCVVWQTAVNPVVALELLAEGAWSGTGVLGPEAFDSLPFLDRLNTFGAPWGIQERVAA; from the coding sequence ATGAGAGTCCTCATCGTGGGTGCCGGGGGAGTGGGTAGTGCCGCTGCGTTCATCGCGGCGCGGCGGGAGTTCTTCGAAGCCCTGGTGATCGCGGACTACGACATCGCACGGGCGCAGAAGGTGGTCGATCGTCTCGGCGATCCACGGTTCACGGCCGCCCGCATCGACGCATCGTCGGCGCAAGATGTGGCTGCCCTGTGCCGGGAACATCGAATTACCCACGCGCTCAACGCGGTCGACCCCCGATACGTCATGGGCGTCTTCGACGGGTGCTATGCCGCGGGCGTGACCTACCTCGACATGGCGATGAGCCTGTCGCACCGTCACCCGGACAAGCCCTATGAGCTGCCCGGCGTGATGCTCGGTGATGAACAGTTCGCGGCCGCCGAAAAGTGGCAGACCGCAGGGTTGTTGGCGTTGGTGGGCATCGGGGTGGAGCCGGGCCTCAGCGATGTGTTCGCCCGGTACGCGGCTGATCACCTGTTCTCCGAGATCGACGAGTTGGGCACCCGCGACGGATCCAACCTGGAGGTGCAGGGGTATCGGTTCGCCCCGTCGTTCTCCATCTGGACGACCATCGAGGAATGCCTCAACCCGCCCCTGATCTGGGAGCGCGACAAGGGGTTCTTCACCACCGAGCCCTTCAGCGAGCCGGAGGTTTTCGACTTTCCGGGAGGCATCGGCCCCGTCGAATGCGTCAACGTCGAGCACGAGGAAGTGGTGCTCATGCCGCGCTGGGTCAACGCCCGGCGGGTCACCTTCAAATACGGCCTGGGTGCCGAGTTCATCAACGTGTTGCGCACCCTGCACCTGGTCGGGCTGGACAGCACCGACCCGGTCAGTGTGCACGCCAACGGCGGTGCCGCGGCGGTGAGTCCTCGCGATGTGGTGGCGGCCTGCCTGCCGGACCCGGCCGGGCTCGGACACCTGATGCGTGGGGCGACCTGTGCGGGCCTCTGGGTCACCGGCACGGGCAAGGACGGCCAGCCGCGCGAGGTCTATTTGCACCACGTCGTCGACAACGAATGGACGATGGCCCGCGATGGTGCGCAGTGCGTGGTGTGGCAGACCGCCGTCAATCCGGTCGTGGCCCTGGAGCTGCTCGCCGAGGGTGCCTGGAGCGGTACCGGCGTGCTGGGACCGGAGGCCTTCGACAGCCTGCCGTTCCTGGATCGGCTGAACACCTTCGGTGCGCCCTGGGGCATCCAGGAACGGGTCGCCGCTTAG
- a CDS encoding aspartate aminotransferase family protein, translating to MTTVHAAQDASGDLDAKASRHLWGHFARHGAGIAPPIITRGEGVRIWDEHGRSYLDGLSGLFVVQAGHGRAELAQAAARQAEQLAYFPLWSYATEPAIELAERLAGYAPGDLNRVFFTTGGGEAVESAWKLAKQFFKLTGKPGKHKVISRAIAYHGTPQGALAITGLPGFKAPFEPLTPGGFRAPNTNFYRAPEPYAHDPKAFGRYCADRIAEAIEFEGPETVCAVFLEPVQNAGGCFPPPPGYFERVREICDEYDVLLVSDEVICAFGRIGSMFACEDFGYQPDIITCAKGMTSGYSPIGAMIATDRLFEPFDDGKTTFPHGYTFGGHPVSAAVALANLDVFEREGLNDRVRENAPVFRSTLEKLHDLPIVGDVRGEGYFYGIELVKDKVTKETFSGEESERLLRGFLSAALWDAGLYCRADDRGDPVIQLAPPLISGPREFEAIEQILRGVLTEAWARL from the coding sequence GTGACAACCGTCCATGCAGCACAAGACGCTTCCGGCGACCTAGACGCGAAGGCGTCGCGGCATCTGTGGGGGCACTTCGCCCGTCATGGTGCCGGTATCGCGCCGCCGATTATCACCCGCGGTGAGGGAGTGCGGATCTGGGACGAGCACGGCCGCAGTTATCTGGACGGCCTGTCCGGACTTTTCGTCGTGCAGGCCGGACACGGCCGCGCCGAATTGGCGCAGGCCGCGGCGCGCCAGGCCGAACAGCTCGCCTACTTTCCGCTGTGGTCCTACGCCACGGAGCCGGCGATCGAACTGGCCGAACGCCTCGCAGGGTACGCGCCGGGTGACTTGAACCGGGTCTTCTTCACCACCGGCGGGGGAGAAGCAGTGGAAAGTGCCTGGAAGCTGGCCAAGCAGTTCTTCAAGCTGACCGGCAAGCCCGGTAAGCACAAGGTGATTTCGCGGGCCATCGCCTACCACGGCACCCCGCAGGGGGCGCTGGCCATCACCGGCCTGCCCGGGTTCAAGGCGCCCTTCGAACCGCTGACTCCGGGCGGGTTCCGCGCACCGAACACCAACTTCTATCGCGCGCCGGAGCCGTATGCCCACGACCCCAAGGCATTCGGCCGCTACTGCGCCGACCGCATTGCCGAGGCCATCGAATTTGAGGGGCCGGAGACGGTGTGCGCTGTTTTTCTTGAACCCGTGCAGAACGCGGGCGGCTGCTTCCCTCCGCCGCCGGGATACTTCGAGCGGGTGCGCGAGATCTGCGACGAGTACGACGTGTTGTTGGTGTCGGACGAGGTGATCTGTGCGTTCGGTCGCATCGGATCGATGTTCGCCTGTGAGGATTTCGGCTATCAGCCCGACATCATCACCTGTGCCAAGGGCATGACTTCCGGCTACTCGCCCATCGGGGCCATGATCGCCACCGACCGGCTGTTCGAGCCGTTCGACGACGGCAAGACCACCTTCCCGCATGGGTATACCTTTGGGGGCCATCCCGTTTCGGCGGCGGTGGCATTGGCCAATCTCGATGTCTTCGAGCGTGAGGGGCTCAACGATCGGGTGCGTGAGAATGCCCCGGTGTTCCGCTCCACCCTGGAGAAACTGCACGATCTGCCGATCGTCGGCGATGTGCGCGGTGAGGGTTACTTCTACGGAATCGAGCTGGTCAAGGACAAGGTCACCAAGGAGACGTTCAGCGGCGAGGAGAGCGAGCGGCTGCTGCGTGGATTCCTGTCGGCCGCGCTCTGGGACGCGGGGCTGTATTGCCGCGCCGACGACCGTGGCGACCCGGTGATTCAGCTTGCGCCACCGCTGATCAGCGGCCCACGCGAGTTCGAGGCGATCGAGCAGATCCTGCGCGGGGTGCTCACCGAGGCATGGGCGCGGTTATAG
- a CDS encoding Lrp/AsnC family transcriptional regulator, with protein sequence MANTTRRLLRVADPGNGSAAFQLDDVSKAIVEELQQDGRRPYATIGKSIGLSEAAVRQRVQRMIDAGVMQIVAVTDPMQLGFKRQAMIGIKCSGDTTEVADRLAELEAVDYVVLTAGTFDAIVEVVCEDDDDLLDLLNKQIRAVSGVTSTETLVYLKLVKQQYNWGTR encoded by the coding sequence GTGGCCAACACGACACGACGACTGCTGCGGGTCGCGGACCCGGGCAACGGATCCGCGGCATTCCAGCTCGACGACGTCTCCAAGGCGATCGTGGAGGAACTCCAGCAGGACGGGCGGCGGCCTTACGCGACCATCGGAAAGTCGATAGGGCTCTCCGAGGCCGCAGTGCGACAACGCGTGCAACGCATGATCGACGCGGGCGTCATGCAGATCGTCGCGGTCACCGATCCCATGCAGCTCGGATTCAAACGTCAGGCGATGATCGGCATCAAATGCTCCGGTGACACCACCGAGGTGGCTGATCGGCTGGCCGAGTTGGAGGCGGTCGATTACGTGGTGCTCACCGCGGGCACCTTCGACGCGATCGTCGAAGTGGTCTGCGAGGACGACGACGATCTGCTCGATCTGTTGAACAAACAGATCCGCGCGGTGTCGGGAGTGACCTCAACGGAAACTCTAGTCTATCTGAAACTAGTGAAACAACAATACAATTGGGGAACACGGTGA
- a CDS encoding gamma-aminobutyraldehyde dehydrogenase, translated as MSAPSSWINGRPVTTRGDTHRVINPATGTTVAELALATPDDVDSAVAAARAAGPGWASSTPVDRAGVLAKLAATMAASADTLVAEEVAQTGKPVRLASEFDVPGSIDNVEFFAGAARHLDGKATAEYSADHTSSIRRQAAGVVATITPWNYPLQMAVWKVLPALAAGCTVVIKPSELTPLTTLTLARLAAEAGLPDGVLNVVTGRGDDVGDALAGHPDVDLVTFTGSTVVGRKVMAAAAVHGHRTQLELGGKAPFVVFDDADLDAAIQGAVAGAIINSGQDCTAATRAIVARDLYDDFVAGVGEVMGKVIVGDPLDPNTDIGPLISDAHRVRVSKMVDRAPSQGGRIVTGASSPDLPGSFYRPTLIADVAETSEAYRDEIFGPVLTVRAFTDDDDALRQANDTAYGLAASAWTRDVYRAQRASREITAGCVWINDHIPIISEMPHGGFGASGFGKDMSDYSLDEYLTIKHVMSDITGVAEKDWHRIIFAKR; from the coding sequence GTGAGCGCCCCCAGTAGCTGGATCAACGGCCGACCCGTCACAACCCGTGGAGACACCCACCGCGTGATCAACCCCGCGACCGGTACCACCGTCGCGGAACTGGCCTTGGCCACCCCCGATGACGTGGACTCCGCGGTGGCGGCGGCCCGGGCCGCGGGTCCCGGCTGGGCGTCGTCGACACCTGTCGATCGCGCGGGCGTCCTGGCCAAACTCGCGGCCACGATGGCCGCCAGTGCCGACACACTGGTGGCCGAGGAGGTCGCGCAAACCGGCAAGCCGGTGCGCCTGGCCTCCGAATTCGATGTGCCCGGCAGCATCGACAATGTCGAGTTCTTCGCAGGTGCGGCAAGACATCTGGATGGCAAGGCGACGGCCGAATACTCGGCCGACCACACCTCCAGCATCCGGCGCCAGGCCGCCGGAGTGGTCGCCACCATCACCCCCTGGAACTACCCGCTTCAGATGGCGGTGTGGAAAGTGCTGCCTGCGCTGGCGGCGGGGTGCACGGTGGTGATCAAGCCCAGCGAGCTGACACCACTGACGACACTGACCCTGGCACGCCTCGCCGCCGAGGCCGGGCTGCCCGACGGCGTGCTCAACGTCGTCACCGGGCGTGGCGATGACGTGGGCGACGCACTCGCGGGTCACCCCGATGTGGATCTGGTGACGTTCACCGGCTCCACCGTCGTGGGCCGGAAGGTGATGGCGGCAGCGGCCGTTCACGGCCATCGAACACAATTGGAGCTCGGCGGCAAGGCGCCCTTCGTCGTCTTCGACGACGCCGATCTGGACGCCGCGATCCAGGGCGCGGTCGCGGGGGCGATCATCAACTCCGGCCAGGACTGCACGGCCGCCACACGGGCCATCGTCGCCCGCGACCTGTACGACGACTTCGTCGCCGGCGTCGGCGAGGTCATGGGCAAGGTGATCGTCGGCGATCCCCTGGACCCGAACACCGATATCGGACCACTGATCTCGGACGCACACCGCGTCAGGGTGTCGAAGATGGTGGACCGCGCACCGTCGCAGGGCGGCCGGATCGTCACCGGCGCAAGCTCCCCCGATCTGCCGGGATCTTTCTACCGACCCACGCTGATCGCGGACGTAGCCGAGACCTCCGAGGCCTACCGTGACGAGATCTTCGGCCCGGTGCTCACCGTGCGCGCCTTCACCGATGACGACGATGCGCTACGGCAGGCCAATGACACGGCCTACGGCCTTGCCGCCTCCGCCTGGACGCGCGATGTATACCGCGCGCAGCGGGCATCACGGGAGATCACGGCGGGATGCGTCTGGATCAACGACCACATCCCCATCATCAGCGAGATGCCCCACGGCGGATTCGGCGCCTCCGGATTCGGCAAGGACATGTCCGACTACTCCCTTGATGAATACCTCACCATCAAGCACGTCATGAGCGATATCACCGGCGTTGCCGAAAAGGACTGGCACCGCATAATTTTCGCGAAACGCTAA
- a CDS encoding MarR family winged helix-turn-helix transcriptional regulator, protein MPGLPSGNSAREIEELVAATDALYFAMRRGRTSPAGTQAGMSRSQLELLAPLLDRQLMSVSQLAGTAGVAVPTATRALKQLEERGVVERTRSSSDDRLVLVGLTTAGRARVIKAQSAFRARQHEVFAELTSADRRVITGSLTRLAALINGNVDVRT, encoded by the coding sequence GTGCCAGGACTACCGAGTGGGAACAGTGCGCGCGAGATCGAAGAGCTTGTTGCGGCCACGGATGCGCTGTACTTCGCCATGCGCCGGGGTCGAACGTCGCCCGCGGGCACGCAGGCAGGCATGAGCCGCTCGCAGCTCGAGCTGCTGGCTCCGCTGCTCGACCGGCAGCTGATGTCGGTCAGTCAGCTCGCCGGGACGGCGGGGGTGGCGGTGCCGACGGCCACCCGAGCGCTCAAGCAACTGGAAGAACGCGGTGTGGTAGAGCGCACTCGCTCGTCATCCGATGATCGTTTGGTGCTGGTGGGCCTGACCACCGCCGGGCGTGCGCGGGTCATCAAGGCTCAGTCGGCCTTTCGGGCTCGGCAGCATGAGGTCTTCGCGGAGCTGACCAGTGCCGATCGGCGCGTGATCACCGGCAGCCTCACCAGGCTCGCGGCGTTGATCAACGGCAACGTGGACGTGCGGACTTAG